One part of the Flavobacterium johnsoniae UW101 genome encodes these proteins:
- a CDS encoding OmpA family protein: MSKKALYLLGIALTIILGTFLYIKFCCNCAVTEPKAGPEKTPPTVIKNENFVPFVLNGSGFEYQTNDNFKFLKNNSALIQPISDSISIGIENLKTFLVSNPKQKVTITGYATSDETNTTKFENLGLARANDVKNYFVSKGLASSQLDTEGKIINSWETNADTLIGPVEYKFETADTTSAVTDEWSALKDKINADPLTLHFNTNKSSFNLTNDEKQKVSDISKYLENVKNASVLIVGHSDNVGNRELNIVLAQKRADFTKNYLIKNGIEASRIETESKGPDEPAGDNTTAEGKASNRRTVITIK; this comes from the coding sequence ATGTCTAAAAAAGCACTTTACCTATTAGGCATTGCTCTCACCATAATTTTAGGTACTTTTTTGTACATAAAGTTTTGCTGCAATTGCGCTGTGACCGAACCGAAGGCTGGTCCCGAAAAAACACCTCCAACGGTAATTAAGAACGAAAATTTTGTCCCTTTTGTACTGAATGGCTCCGGATTTGAATATCAAACAAATGATAATTTTAAATTCTTAAAAAATAATTCTGCCCTGATTCAGCCAATAAGTGACTCAATTTCAATTGGAATTGAAAATCTTAAAACTTTTTTAGTTTCAAATCCTAAACAAAAAGTAACAATTACAGGTTACGCAACATCTGATGAAACGAATACTACCAAATTTGAAAATCTTGGTCTGGCAAGGGCAAATGATGTTAAGAATTACTTTGTTTCCAAAGGGTTAGCATCTTCTCAATTAGATACTGAAGGAAAAATCATAAACAGCTGGGAAACAAATGCTGATACATTAATTGGACCTGTTGAATACAAATTTGAGACTGCCGATACAACTTCTGCGGTTACTGATGAATGGTCAGCTTTAAAAGATAAAATTAATGCAGATCCGCTTACGCTTCATTTCAATACTAATAAATCCAGTTTTAATTTAACTAATGATGAAAAACAGAAAGTATCTGACATTTCTAAATATTTAGAAAATGTAAAAAATGCTTCTGTTTTAATTGTCGGACACAGCGATAATGTGGGAAATAGAGAATTAAATATTGTTCTCGCACAAAAACGAGCTGATTTTACTAAAAACTATTTAATTAAAAACGGTATTGAAGCTTCGAGAATCGAAACTGAATCAAAAGGTCCTGACGAACCAGCGGGTGATAATACAACTGCCGAAGGAAAAGCAAGTAATCGAAGAACCGTAATTACAATCAAATAA
- a CDS encoding APC family permease, producing the protein MKEIIHKKLNQLQATAICGNDISSSCLYVSALTILYAGQYAWISLLIVAVVLFLFRKIYGEVVGAIPLNGGAYNVLLNTSTKRLASLAATLTVLSYMATAVISASEGMHYLHGIFEGLNVTIATVVVLVLFTFLAILGIGESAFVAVIIFVTHIATLSLLVLASIWFILNHGLNVFHINWETPIAFGSMKTALFLGFSAAMLGISGFESSANFVEEQQQGVFPKTLRNMWALVSFFNPVIAILLISVIPLAQVGENKESLLAHLGETTGGSWLAWLISIDAVLVLCGAVLTSFVGVSGLLNRMTLDRILPNFFLKQNKRGSHYRIVISFLILCISVLFATNGHLESLAGVYTFSFLAVMALFGIGNLLLKFKRRKLPRPERAHGLAVFAAVSFIIAAFIGNMKLNINAFYTFLQYMVPALIFIGIMLNRVMLIKVLIEILEYFYQPLRKMVILSNRYLQNLSAEINSQEFVFFTKGDNIAILNKVLQYVEGNETTKKLKIVYVKNDGLINEALVKDLEVLDRAYDNIDIEYLEIEGVFGPEIIDELSQKWKIPKNFMFIGSPGNKFSYRVSDLGGVRLIM; encoded by the coding sequence ATGAAAGAAATAATACACAAAAAGTTAAATCAATTGCAGGCAACGGCAATCTGTGGAAACGATATTAGTTCATCCTGTCTTTACGTATCGGCGTTAACGATTTTGTATGCAGGACAATATGCCTGGATTTCTCTTTTAATTGTAGCAGTCGTTTTATTTTTATTCAGAAAAATTTATGGTGAAGTTGTTGGGGCAATTCCTTTAAATGGAGGAGCTTACAATGTCCTATTAAATACATCTACAAAACGTTTAGCATCTCTGGCTGCCACATTAACCGTTTTGTCTTATATGGCAACAGCTGTAATTTCGGCTTCAGAAGGAATGCATTACCTGCACGGAATTTTTGAAGGATTAAATGTTACCATTGCCACAGTAGTTGTTTTAGTTTTATTTACTTTTCTCGCAATCCTCGGAATTGGTGAATCTGCTTTTGTGGCTGTTATCATTTTTGTAACCCATATCGCCACTTTGAGTTTGCTCGTTCTCGCTTCGATTTGGTTTATTTTAAATCACGGATTAAACGTTTTTCATATTAATTGGGAAACGCCTATTGCATTTGGCAGTATGAAAACTGCTCTTTTTTTGGGTTTTTCTGCAGCAATGCTCGGAATTTCCGGTTTTGAAAGTTCTGCCAACTTTGTAGAAGAACAGCAGCAGGGCGTTTTTCCAAAAACACTGCGCAATATGTGGGCGCTTGTCAGTTTTTTTAATCCCGTAATTGCAATTTTGTTAATAAGCGTAATTCCCCTGGCGCAAGTTGGAGAAAACAAAGAATCACTTTTAGCACATTTAGGAGAAACAACAGGCGGATCATGGCTGGCGTGGCTTATTTCTATAGATGCCGTTTTAGTTTTATGCGGTGCCGTTTTAACTTCATTTGTGGGTGTCTCAGGATTATTAAACCGAATGACTCTTGACAGAATCTTGCCTAACTTTTTTTTAAAACAAAACAAAAGAGGTTCACATTATAGAATCGTAATCAGCTTTTTGATTCTTTGTATATCAGTGCTTTTTGCTACAAACGGTCATTTAGAATCTTTGGCCGGGGTTTATACTTTTTCATTTTTAGCCGTAATGGCTTTATTCGGAATCGGGAATCTGCTTCTTAAATTTAAAAGACGAAAATTACCAAGACCAGAGCGCGCGCACGGATTGGCTGTATTTGCTGCCGTTTCTTTTATCATTGCCGCTTTTATCGGAAATATGAAATTAAACATTAATGCTTTTTACACCTTTTTGCAATACATGGTTCCGGCTCTGATTTTCATCGGAATAATGCTCAATCGTGTTATGCTTATAAAAGTGCTTATCGAAATTTTAGAATATTTCTATCAGCCGCTTCGCAAAATGGTAATTCTCAGCAATCGTTACCTTCAAAATTTAAGTGCCGAAATTAATTCTCAGGAATTTGTTTTTTTTACCAAAGGTGATAATATTGCCATTTTAAACAAAGTTCTTCAATATGTAGAAGGCAACGAAACGACCAAAAAGCTAAAAATTGTTTATGTAAAAAATGATGGTCTTATAAACGAAGCTCTGGTAAAAGATTTAGAAGTTCTGGATCGAGCTTACGACAATATAGATATTGAATACCTTGAAATTGAAGGTGTTTTTGGTCCCGAAATTATAGACGAATTATCTCAGAAATGGAAAATTCCTAAAAACTTTATGTTTATAGGTTCTCCGGGAAACAAATTTTCGTATCGTGTTTCAGATCTTGGCGGCGTACGTTTGATTATGTAA
- a CDS encoding helix-turn-helix domain-containing protein: MVNIDDFVKRLEIILDYYGLNASSFADKIGVQRSSMSHLLSGRNKPSLDFVMKILDVFPEVDLYWMLLGKGNFPKSENETLKFEPKSDIKSEDSPASSNENHSEIDLFSQLHYEEEKTPVKNYAEPKRSNISFEEDEIEKIVFFYKNGTFKAYVP, from the coding sequence ATGGTAAACATCGATGATTTTGTAAAAAGACTGGAAATAATACTCGATTATTACGGACTAAACGCTTCTTCTTTTGCAGATAAAATTGGTGTACAGCGATCTAGTATGTCTCACCTATTGTCTGGAAGAAACAAACCAAGTCTTGATTTTGTCATGAAAATTCTGGATGTTTTTCCAGAAGTAGATTTATATTGGATGCTTTTAGGAAAAGGAAATTTCCCTAAATCTGAAAATGAAACTTTAAAATTTGAACCTAAATCGGATATAAAAAGTGAAGACTCCCCTGCTTCATCAAATGAAAACCATTCTGAGATTGATTTGTTTTCTCAGTTACATTATGAAGAAGAAAAAACTCCAGTTAAAAATTATGCAGAACCCAAAAGGTCAAATATAAGTTTTGAAGAAGACGAAATTGAGAAAATTGTATTTTTCTACAAAAACGGAACTTTTAAGGCTTATGTACCATAA
- the msrA gene encoding peptide-methionine (S)-S-oxide reductase MsrA yields the protein MGNLSTATFGGGCFWCVEAVIQRLKGVEIIKSGYSDGFIKNPAYREVCTGRTGHAEVIQVTFDSDIISYHDLLTVFMTSHDPTTLNRQGGDSGTQYRSIILYHDEAQKEIAEKVFEEVQPVYADQIVTQLKPFEVFYEAEDYHQNYYNNNQEAGYCQFVIDPKVQKLKKMYADKLIS from the coding sequence ATGGGAAATTTATCAACAGCCACTTTTGGTGGTGGATGTTTTTGGTGTGTAGAAGCTGTAATTCAGCGTTTAAAAGGAGTTGAAATAATAAAATCTGGTTATTCAGACGGCTTTATAAAAAATCCGGCGTATCGTGAGGTATGCACAGGAAGAACGGGACATGCAGAAGTTATTCAGGTTACGTTTGACTCTGACATAATTTCATATCATGATTTGCTTACTGTTTTTATGACAAGCCACGACCCTACAACTTTAAATCGTCAGGGAGGCGACAGCGGAACGCAATACCGCTCTATCATTTTATATCATGATGAAGCACAAAAAGAAATTGCTGAAAAAGTATTTGAAGAAGTACAGCCAGTTTATGCTGATCAAATTGTAACGCAGTTAAAACCGTTTGAAGTGTTTTATGAAGCCGAAGATTATCATCAAAACTATTACAATAACAATCAGGAAGCTGGTTACTGCCAGTTTGTAATCGATCCAAAGGTTCAAAAACTAAAAAAAATGTACGCTGATAAATTGATCAGCTAA
- a CDS encoding protein adenylyltransferase SelO, whose protein sequence is MKNLKINNRFTAELPADPDLTNETRQVKNTAFSYVNPTKPSNPKLIHASEETAALVGISKEEIHSEEFLNVFSGKEILPETQPYAMCYAGHQFGNWAGQLGDGRAINLTEVENNNTFYTLQLKGAGKTPYSRTADGLAVLRSSIREYLCAEAMYHLGVPTTRSLSLILSGDQVLRDILYNGNPAYEKGAVVCRVAPSFIRFGSFEMLAARNELKNLKQFVEYTIKHYFPEITGEPKEQYLQFFKKVADTTREMILHWQRVGFVHGVMNTDNMSVHGITIDYGPYGWLENYDPNWTPNTTDSQNKRYRFGNQPQVAHWNLYQLANAIYPLINETEGLEKILESFMDDFILDYKEMFLNKLGLFTSTETDNDLIDNLEAVLQLTETDMTIFFRNLSSVKKTDSVEKAIEKIQFAFYKIEEVSGEILDAWKKWFSVYLDRLNAEVLSDEVRLQKMNLINPKYVLRNYMAQLAIDAADKEDYSLVNELYTLLQKPYDEQPEYQKWFAKRPDWATSKVGCSMLSCSS, encoded by the coding sequence ATGAAAAATTTAAAAATAAATAATCGATTTACTGCCGAATTACCTGCAGATCCTGACTTAACGAATGAAACTCGTCAGGTGAAGAATACGGCGTTTTCGTATGTAAATCCAACAAAACCTTCAAATCCAAAACTAATTCACGCTTCTGAAGAAACAGCGGCATTAGTTGGTATTTCAAAAGAAGAAATCCATTCTGAAGAATTTTTGAATGTTTTTTCAGGAAAAGAAATTCTTCCTGAAACGCAGCCTTATGCAATGTGTTATGCCGGACATCAGTTTGGTAATTGGGCAGGACAGTTAGGAGACGGCCGCGCAATCAATTTAACTGAAGTTGAAAATAACAATACATTTTATACGCTTCAATTAAAAGGCGCAGGAAAGACTCCCTATTCCAGAACTGCTGACGGTTTAGCTGTCTTGCGTTCTTCGATACGAGAATATTTATGCGCCGAAGCGATGTATCATTTAGGTGTTCCCACAACCCGATCACTTTCATTAATACTTTCCGGAGATCAGGTTTTGCGTGATATTTTATATAATGGTAATCCTGCCTATGAAAAAGGTGCTGTTGTTTGCCGCGTTGCTCCTTCGTTTATTCGCTTTGGAAGTTTTGAAATGCTGGCTGCCCGAAATGAGCTTAAAAATTTAAAACAGTTTGTAGAATATACCATCAAACATTATTTCCCTGAAATTACAGGCGAACCCAAAGAGCAGTATTTACAATTCTTTAAAAAAGTGGCTGATACGACACGCGAAATGATTTTGCATTGGCAGCGAGTTGGTTTCGTTCATGGTGTTATGAATACTGATAATATGTCGGTTCACGGAATTACAATTGATTACGGACCTTATGGCTGGCTTGAAAATTACGATCCAAACTGGACTCCAAATACGACAGACAGCCAGAACAAGAGATATCGTTTTGGAAATCAGCCGCAAGTTGCACATTGGAATTTATACCAATTGGCAAATGCTATTTATCCTTTAATTAATGAAACCGAAGGATTAGAAAAAATCTTAGAATCATTTATGGATGATTTTATTTTAGATTATAAAGAAATGTTTCTAAACAAATTAGGGCTCTTTACTTCAACAGAAACTGATAATGATTTAATCGATAATCTGGAAGCTGTTTTACAATTAACAGAAACTGATATGACTATCTTTTTTAGAAATTTAAGTTCTGTCAAAAAAACAGATTCAGTTGAAAAAGCTATTGAAAAAATTCAATTTGCTTTTTATAAAATTGAAGAAGTTTCAGGAGAAATTTTAGATGCCTGGAAGAAATGGTTCTCTGTATATCTTGATAGATTAAATGCAGAAGTATTATCAGATGAAGTACGTTTACAAAAAATGAACTTAATTAATCCGAAATATGTACTTCGAAATTATATGGCGCAATTAGCTATTGATGCTGCTGATAAAGAAGATTATTCGTTGGTAAATGAACTTTATACTTTACTGCAAAAACCGTATGACGAACAGCCGGAATACCAAAAATGGTTTGCCAAACGACCAGACTGGGCAACATCTAAAGTTGGCTGTTCAATGCTTTCTTGCAGTTCCTAA
- a CDS encoding peptidoglycan DD-metalloendopeptidase family protein translates to MKPLESILKALPPTKIIDASIDFSKYLPLDLSITNTELVESKPETSDDFERFIFGYLADNNAEVAYGGYIEGRNLYKRSTIFKNDSIAERNIHIGLDLWAKAGTAVLAPLDGKVHSFQNNEGLGDYGPTIILEHKAENEKFYTLYGHLSLESIENLTVGTIFKKGSQIATLGNSTVNGDYAPHVHFQIIKNMEDKWGDYPGVCNTNDLNFYIENCPDPNLLLKIT, encoded by the coding sequence ATGAAACCTCTTGAATCTATATTAAAAGCCTTACCACCTACTAAAATTATTGATGCCTCTATTGATTTTTCAAAATATCTTCCTTTAGATTTATCTATAACGAATACAGAATTAGTCGAAAGTAAACCTGAAACATCTGATGATTTTGAGCGGTTTATTTTTGGATATTTAGCAGATAATAATGCAGAGGTTGCTTATGGCGGTTACATTGAAGGACGTAACTTATATAAAAGGAGCACAATTTTTAAAAACGATTCTATTGCCGAAAGAAATATTCATATCGGCCTTGATTTATGGGCAAAAGCCGGAACTGCTGTTTTAGCACCGCTTGATGGAAAAGTACACAGTTTTCAAAATAATGAAGGTCTTGGAGACTATGGTCCTACTATAATATTAGAACATAAAGCTGAAAATGAAAAATTTTATACTTTATATGGACATTTATCGTTAGAAAGTATAGAAAACCTTACCGTTGGGACAATTTTTAAAAAAGGCAGTCAAATTGCCACATTAGGAAATTCAACTGTTAACGGAGATTATGCACCCCATGTTCACTTTCAGATTATAAAAAACATGGAAGACAAATGGGGCGATTATCCCGGAGTCTGCAATACAAACGATTTGAATTTTTATATAGAAAATTGCCCCGACCCTAACTTATTATTAAAAATAACTTAA
- a CDS encoding CYTH domain-containing protein has protein sequence MLEIERKFLVKSDDFKEQAFAKNNIAQGYLSSVPERTVRVRIKGEKAYLTIKGIGHQGGMSRFEWENQIPLDEAAELLKLCEKGKIEKTRYEIKSGNHIYEVDEFYGENEGLIMAEIELQSETENFEKPDWLGEEVTNDERYYNAYLSKNPFKNWRKE, from the coding sequence ATGCTCGAAATAGAAAGAAAGTTTCTTGTAAAATCCGATGATTTTAAAGAACAGGCATTTGCAAAAAATAATATTGCACAAGGTTACTTGAGTTCAGTTCCGGAAAGAACCGTTCGTGTTAGAATTAAAGGCGAAAAAGCTTATTTAACGATAAAAGGAATTGGACATCAAGGCGGTATGTCGCGTTTTGAATGGGAAAATCAAATTCCGCTGGATGAAGCTGCTGAGTTATTAAAATTATGCGAAAAAGGCAAAATTGAAAAAACGCGTTATGAAATTAAATCGGGAAATCATATTTACGAAGTAGATGAATTTTATGGAGAAAATGAAGGTTTAATTATGGCAGAAATTGAACTGCAGTCTGAAACAGAAAATTTCGAAAAACCTGACTGGCTGGGCGAAGAAGTTACAAATGATGAAAGATATTACAATGCTTATTTGAGTAAAAATCCATTTAAAAACTGGAGAAAAGAATAA
- a CDS encoding 1-acyl-sn-glycerol-3-phosphate acyltransferase, protein MKKRLYKFIFYKLMGWKIVGIENAEVKKCILMVMPHTSNHDFYIGLLTRGISGLQMNWVGKKELFKFPFGYYFRNVGGEPIDRTGGLNKVDSIAAIFDRKEVFRLAVAPEGTRKGVTEIKTGFYYIALKANVPIVPVAFDWGKKEVNLGKPFYPTGNYEADWEILKQHYKGVLGKIPGNGIQI, encoded by the coding sequence ATGAAGAAAAGACTATACAAATTCATCTTTTATAAGCTAATGGGCTGGAAGATAGTAGGAATAGAAAATGCCGAAGTGAAAAAATGTATATTAATGGTGATGCCTCATACAAGTAACCATGATTTTTATATTGGTTTATTAACCAGAGGGATTTCCGGTCTGCAGATGAATTGGGTTGGAAAGAAAGAATTATTCAAATTTCCGTTTGGATATTATTTTAGAAATGTTGGCGGTGAACCAATTGACCGCACGGGCGGATTAAATAAAGTAGATTCTATCGCTGCTATTTTTGATCGTAAAGAAGTTTTTCGTTTGGCAGTTGCTCCGGAAGGAACCAGAAAAGGAGTAACCGAAATTAAAACAGGTTTTTATTATATCGCGCTTAAAGCGAATGTGCCAATTGTTCCTGTAGCTTTTGACTGGGGCAAAAAAGAAGTTAATCTTGGAAAGCCATTTTACCCAACAGGAAATTATGAAGCTGATTGGGAAATTTTAAAACAGCATTATAAAGGTGTTTTAGGAAAAATTCCAGGAAACGGAATTCAGATCTAA
- a CDS encoding nuclear transport factor 2 family protein: MTPNEALITKFYTAFSNSDFKTMAECYHPKVHFIDPAFGLLKGEQVSKMWEMLLSRSKGNIKIEFFDVKADEFTGSAKWVATYNFSKTNRTVVNRISAEFTFQDGLIIKHADSFDVWKWSKQAFGTTGYLLGWTGFFHKKIQQQALLSLKKFQESK, encoded by the coding sequence ATGACTCCCAACGAAGCTTTAATCACAAAGTTCTATACCGCTTTTTCCAATTCTGATTTTAAAACAATGGCTGAATGTTATCATCCAAAAGTTCATTTTATTGATCCGGCATTTGGTTTATTAAAAGGAGAACAAGTTTCTAAAATGTGGGAAATGCTTTTATCCAGAAGTAAAGGAAACATTAAAATTGAATTTTTTGATGTTAAAGCTGATGAGTTTACAGGATCTGCAAAATGGGTGGCTACTTATAATTTTAGTAAAACCAACCGAACTGTAGTAAACAGAATTTCTGCCGAATTTACTTTTCAAGACGGATTAATTATCAAACATGCAGACAGTTTTGATGTTTGGAAATGGTCAAAACAAGCTTTTGGAACCACCGGATATTTACTGGGCTGGACAGGTTTTTTTCATAAAAAAATCCAGCAGCAGGCATTACTTTCTTTAAAGAAATTTCAGGAATCGAAATAA
- a CDS encoding YpdA family putative bacillithiol disulfide reductase, translating to MTDQYDLIIVGGGPIGLACAIEAQKKNLRYLIIEKGAIVNSIFNYPLYMTFFSTAERLEIGDIPFNCLAPKPGRQEALEYYRNIHRYFNFNINLFEKVTEIKKVENALFVVSTDKSLYQSKNVIIATGFYDIPILMNVKGEELPKVRHYYKEAHEYAFRNVLVVGANNSSVDAALECWRKGANVTMVIRKNEINSRVKYWVKPDVENRIAEGSIKAYFESNITEIRDNEVEIETPNGKVTIENDFVLALTGYKPDLNFLENIGIQLSNDELKIPAYNPETMETNVEGLFLAGVVCGGMQTHKWFIENSRIHANMIMDYITTK from the coding sequence ATGACAGATCAATATGATTTAATTATTGTGGGAGGCGGACCAATTGGGCTGGCCTGCGCAATTGAAGCTCAAAAGAAAAACTTACGATATTTAATTATAGAAAAAGGAGCCATTGTAAATAGTATTTTCAACTATCCGTTGTACATGACTTTTTTTTCAACTGCCGAAAGACTTGAAATTGGTGATATTCCGTTTAATTGCTTAGCGCCAAAACCAGGACGTCAGGAAGCTTTAGAATATTACCGAAATATTCATCGTTATTTTAATTTCAATATTAATTTATTTGAAAAAGTAACCGAGATAAAAAAAGTCGAAAATGCTCTTTTTGTGGTTTCGACAGATAAAAGTTTGTATCAGTCTAAAAATGTAATCATTGCTACAGGATTTTATGATATTCCAATTTTAATGAATGTAAAAGGGGAGGAATTACCAAAAGTCCGCCATTATTATAAAGAAGCACATGAATATGCTTTTAGAAATGTTTTGGTTGTTGGCGCCAATAATTCGTCTGTAGATGCGGCTTTGGAATGCTGGAGAAAAGGTGCAAATGTAACAATGGTAATTCGTAAAAACGAAATCAACAGCAGAGTAAAATATTGGGTTAAACCCGATGTTGAAAACCGAATTGCGGAAGGAAGCATTAAAGCGTATTTTGAATCAAATATTACTGAAATCCGTGATAATGAAGTTGAAATTGAAACTCCAAACGGAAAAGTTACTATTGAAAATGATTTTGTTTTAGCTTTAACAGGATACAAACCAGATTTAAATTTTCTTGAAAATATTGGAATTCAGCTTTCTAACGATGAATTGAAAATTCCAGCTTATAATCCTGAAACGATGGAAACAAATGTAGAAGGATTATTTCTCGCAGGTGTTGTGTGCGGCGGTATGCAGACGCATAAATGGTTCATTGAAAATTCAAGAATCCACGCAAATATGATTATGGATTACATAACTACAAAATAA
- a CDS encoding aminotransferase class V-fold PLP-dependent enzyme produces MNTKNSTISLETYFQEFRHHIVGIDQEFMSPFGKKNIIYTDWTASGRLYRPIEEKLLNQFGPFVANTHTETTVSGTAMTKAYHHARHIIKRHTNANEDDVLITDGTGMTGVINKFQRILGLKIPENLKNFTTVPAEKKPIVFISHMEHHSNQTSWLETIADVEIIPSCEKGLFCLDNLELLLQKYSDRTIKIASITSCSNVTGIKTPFHDAAKLMHQYNGVCFVDFACSGPYVEIDMHPKDPESYLDAIFFSPHKFLGGPGTSGVLIFNKKLYNNMIPDCPGGGTVSWTNPWGEHKYIDNIEDREDGGTPGFLQVIKTALAIELKEEMGIENILEREHEIVDFVFKELEPVENIKILAGQHKKRLGVISFFIEDLHFNLGVKLLNDRFGIQTRGGCSCAGTYGHYLLHVDQETSNKLVNEITIGDLIKKPGWIRMSIHPTTTDEEIAFVCESIKDLAKNHKTWALDYSYNKNTNEFVHKNAVSFEDELVESWFKS; encoded by the coding sequence ATGAATACCAAAAATAGTACCATCAGTCTAGAAACTTATTTTCAGGAATTTAGACATCATATCGTTGGCATAGATCAGGAATTTATGTCACCTTTTGGCAAAAAAAACATTATTTATACCGATTGGACTGCCAGCGGAAGGCTTTACAGACCAATTGAGGAGAAACTTTTGAACCAATTTGGACCATTTGTTGCCAATACACATACTGAAACTACCGTGTCAGGTACTGCCATGACAAAGGCTTACCATCATGCGAGACATATTATTAAACGTCATACTAATGCAAACGAAGATGATGTTTTGATTACAGATGGAACCGGAATGACTGGAGTTATCAATAAATTCCAACGTATTCTGGGTTTGAAAATCCCTGAAAACCTTAAAAATTTTACGACTGTTCCAGCAGAAAAAAAACCTATTGTTTTTATTTCGCACATGGAGCATCACTCTAATCAAACCTCTTGGTTAGAGACTATTGCAGATGTTGAAATTATTCCATCTTGCGAAAAAGGTTTGTTTTGTTTAGATAATTTAGAGTTACTGCTGCAAAAGTACAGCGACAGAACTATAAAAATTGCTTCTATAACTTCCTGTTCGAATGTTACGGGAATAAAAACTCCTTTTCATGATGCTGCAAAATTAATGCATCAATACAATGGAGTTTGTTTTGTAGATTTTGCCTGCTCTGGTCCTTATGTTGAAATCGATATGCATCCAAAAGATCCGGAATCTTATTTGGACGCGATTTTCTTTTCACCTCATAAATTTCTCGGTGGTCCTGGAACTTCGGGAGTTTTGATATTCAACAAAAAATTATACAACAATATGATTCCTGATTGTCCGGGAGGAGGAACGGTAAGCTGGACAAATCCATGGGGCGAACATAAATATATTGACAATATTGAGGATCGCGAAGATGGCGGAACTCCGGGATTTCTTCAGGTTATTAAAACCGCTTTGGCAATTGAGCTGAAAGAAGAAATGGGAATCGAAAACATTCTGGAGCGTGAGCATGAAATTGTAGATTTTGTTTTCAAAGAACTGGAACCTGTTGAGAATATTAAAATTTTAGCAGGACAGCATAAAAAACGTTTAGGCGTAATTTCATTTTTTATTGAGGATCTGCATTTTAACTTAGGCGTGAAATTATTAAACGACCGATTTGGAATCCAGACTCGCGGCGGATGCAGCTGTGCAGGAACTTATGGTCATTATTTATTGCACGTAGATCAGGAGACTTCTAATAAACTGGTTAACGAAATTACAATTGGTGATTTGATCAAAAAACCGGGATGGATTAGAATGTCAATTCATCCAACGACAACTGATGAAGAAATTGCTTTTGTCTGTGAGAGTATTAAAGATTTAGCTAAAAATCATAAAACCTGGGCTTTAGACTATTCTTACAATAAAAATACAAATGAGTTTGTTCATAAAAATGCAGTTTCATTTGAAGATGAATTGGTAGAAAGCTGGTTTAAATCTTAA
- a CDS encoding spermidine synthase — protein MIQKLFSYLYPIKIFKKKSARSKVIEVTWANGELVLDSENTNYSYGSLQRILRYGLRNIGYNKVLEMDHILVLGVAGGSVIKTLVDEIEYKGKITGVEIDAEMIQIANQYFNLNEIQQLEIVIDDAFEFVLKTKDKYDLIIIDIFEDTNMPNFLFEKFFSERICFLLKDRGFVLFNTMILDEAHNVRNRKYISEINPELFTSKMLPRIEVHNELIIIEKLP, from the coding sequence ATGATTCAAAAACTATTCAGTTATCTTTATCCAATTAAAATCTTCAAAAAAAAATCGGCCAGAAGCAAAGTTATCGAAGTTACCTGGGCAAATGGAGAGCTGGTTTTAGATTCTGAAAACACTAATTACTCTTACGGAAGTCTGCAGCGTATATTAAGGTACGGACTTCGAAATATTGGTTACAATAAAGTTCTCGAAATGGATCATATATTGGTTCTGGGAGTTGCCGGTGGCAGCGTAATCAAAACGCTGGTTGATGAAATCGAATATAAAGGAAAAATTACGGGTGTTGAAATTGATGCCGAGATGATTCAGATTGCCAATCAGTATTTTAACTTAAATGAAATACAACAGCTCGAAATTGTAATTGATGATGCTTTTGAATTTGTTTTAAAAACAAAAGATAAATATGATTTAATAATTATTGATATTTTTGAAGATACCAATATGCCGAACTTTTTGTTTGAAAAGTTTTTCAGCGAAAGAATTTGTTTTCTTTTAAAAGATCGGGGCTTTGTTTTATTTAATACTATGATTTTAGACGAAGCTCATAATGTTCGAAACAGAAAGTATATATCTGAAATAAATCCAGAATTGTTTACTTCAAAAATGCTGCCCCGCATAGAAGTGCATAATGAACTAATAATAATCGAAAAGCTGCCTTAA